The following are from one region of the Nicotiana tabacum cultivar K326 chromosome 3, ASM71507v2, whole genome shotgun sequence genome:
- the LOC107831571 gene encoding putative purine permease 10 isoform X1, with product MQGPSMEGSPHQKLLHFTSQEAEDIESMCEKTETCPRPDSSYKLKLWLQISIFTFLVLSGQIVVTLLGKVYYDYGGQSKWIATLVPFAGFPVLLPLLCFYSNTDINKNEPQQVHYIEQSSSSYNLVCALICAFLGLLLAANSLLYSVGLQYLPASTYSLISSTQLAFNAIFSFHFNGQKITPPILNSVVLLTLSSVLIIFQNESSTYDKEISLHGFLIGFLATIIGAAGFGLLGSLTELTFQKILKNGSFKVVMQMTIYQCFIATLVGLTGLFASGDWRNLEKEMEEFKLGKVSYILYLSLGTIYSQAQTLGSIGLIFKVSSLFSNVILILGAPLTQISAVVLLHDSVSGLKLVSLVLGLWGFTSYLYQQYLDSLLANAVEIRTSDHDVDEVESHL from the exons ATGCAAGGTCCTTCTATGGAAGGATCACCTCACCAAAAACTGCTGCATTTCACTA GCCAGGAAGCAGAAGATATAGAGTCAATGTGTGAAAAAACAGAGACATGTCCACGTCCTGACTCAAGTTATAAGCTGAAATTATGGCTCCAAATATCTATCTTTACATTCTTGGTCCTCTCGGGCCAGATAGTTGTAACGCTGCTGGGTAAAGTTTATTACGACTACGGTGGTCAGAGCAAATGGATAGCTACCCTTGTACCTTTTGCTGGTTTTCCTGTACTGCTCCCTCTTCTTTGCTTTTATTCCAACACAGATATTAATAAGAACGAACCACAACAAGTTCATTATATAGAGCAGTCTTCTTCTAGTTATAATTTGGTTTGTGCATTAATTTGTGCCTTTCTTGGTTTACTTCTAGCAGCAAACAGCTTGCTATATTCTGTTGGTTTACAATACCTACCAGCTTCAACTTATTCCTTAATTTCTTCCACTCAATTGGCGTTCAACGCCATATTTTCTTTCCATTTCAATGGCCAAAAAATTACACCACCTATACTAAATTCCGTCGTGCTTCTTACTTTATCTTCAGTGCTCATTATTTTCCAAAATGAGTCGTCTACTTACGACAAAGAAATATCTTTACATGGATTTTTGATAGGTTTTTTGGCCACAATTATTGGAGCTGCTGGCTTTGGCTTACTTGGTTCTTTAACAGAATTAACATTTCAAAAGATATTAAAGAATGGATCTTTTAAAGTTGTTATGCAAATGACAATTTATCAATGCTTTATTGCAACTCTTGTTGGTTTAACAGGGCTTTTTGCTAGTGGGGATTGGAGGAATTTGGAGAAAGAAATGGAAGAGTTTAAATTAGGGAAAGTGTCATATATTTTGTACTTGAGTTTAGGAACTATTTATTCTCAAGCACAAACTCTAGGTTCTATTGGATTGATTTTCAAGGTATCTTCCTTATTCAGCAATGTGATTTTAATACTAGGGGCTCCTCTTACTCAAATATCAGCTGTTGTACTATTGCATGATAGTGTAAGTGGTTTGAAGTTAGTTTCTTTGGTTTTAGGGTTATGGGGTTTTACATCATATTTGTATCAGCAGTATCTTGATAGTTTGTTGGCAAATGCTGTTGAAATTAGAACCTCTGATCATGATGTTGATGAAGTAGAGTCCCACTTATGA
- the LOC107831571 gene encoding putative purine permease 13 isoform X2 — translation MQGPSMEGSPHQKLLHFTSQEAEDIESMCEKTETCPRPDSSYKLKLWLQISIFTFLVLSGQIVVTLLGKVYYDYGGQSKWIATLVPFAGFPGFLLVGIGGIWRKKWKSLN, via the exons ATGCAAGGTCCTTCTATGGAAGGATCACCTCACCAAAAACTGCTGCATTTCACTA GCCAGGAAGCAGAAGATATAGAGTCAATGTGTGAAAAAACAGAGACATGTCCACGTCCTGACTCAAGTTATAAGCTGAAATTATGGCTCCAAATATCTATCTTTACATTCTTGGTCCTCTCGGGCCAGATAGTTGTAACGCTGCTGGGTAAAGTTTATTACGACTACGGTGGTCAGAGCAAATGGATAGCTACCCTTGTACCTTTTGCTGGTTTTCCT GGCTTTTTGCTAGTGGGGATTGGAGGAATTTGGAGAAAGAAATGGAAGAGTTTAAATTAG
- the LOC107831572 gene encoding purine permease 21-like: MEGAHEKLLHLTFEEAEGIETSEKTSRLQSSKFILWLQIFIFTFFALAGQAVGTLLGRVYYEQGGQSRWVATLVQTAGFPILLPIICYPSATNHNEQQLIIHQPSIFVRASVYIFLGLFQVANSMLFTVGVQYLPASTYSLISGSQLAFNALTSFLLNGQKITPLILNSVVLLSFSSSVIMFQNESSDSGEVSQASLLIGFAATTIGSLGYALQFSLTELAFQKVFKSGSLKVVMKMSFFIGLFVTLASTAGLFASGNWKDLGKEMEEYRSGKLSYVMNLVFTAISWQMYAVGSIGLVFKASSLFSNVIINLGSSVVPIFAMVFLKDRMSGLKVFSLLLGLWGYASYIYQHYLDDLEAKAGDETKSSSVEDDDFEASLI, encoded by the exons ATGGAAGGAGCTCATGAAAAGCTGCTGCACCTCACTT TTGAGGAAGCGGAAGGAATAGAGACATCTGAAAAGACCAGCAGGCTTCAATCAAGTAAATTCATATTGTGGCTCCAAATATTTATCTTCACGTTCTTCGCTCTAGCTGGTCAAGCAGTTGGAACTCTCTTGGGCAGAGTATACTATGAGCAAGGTGGCCAAAGCAGATGGGTTGCTACATTGGTACAAACTGCTGGCTTCCCTATTCTTCTACCTATCATTTGCTATCCTTCAGCCACAAATCACAATGAACAACAACTTATCATTCACCAGCCTTCTATATTTGTTCGTGCTTCGGTTTACATCTTCCTTGGTTTATTTCAAGTTGCAAACTCTATGTTATTTACAGTTGGAGTACAGTACCTTCCGGCCTCTACATATTCTCTAATTTCCGGTTCTCAATTGGCGTTTAACGCACTCACCTCGTTCCTCCTCAACGGGCAAAAGATCACGCCACTTATATTGAACTCTGTCGTGCTTCTCTCCTTCTCATCCTCGGTCATTATGTTCCAAAACGAGTCGAGTGACAGCGGAGAAGTATCTCAGGCATCCCTCTTAATAGGTTTTGCAGCTACCACTATAGGGTCTCTTGGTTATGCGTTGCAGTTCTCTCTAACAGAACTCGCGTTTCAAAAGGTTTTCAAGAGTGGCTCGTTAAAAGTCGTCATGAAAATGTCGTTTTTTATTGGTCTTTTCGTAACACTCGCTTCTACAGCAGGGCTTTTTGCCAGTGGCAATTGGAAGGATTTGGGGAAGGAAATGGAAGAGTACAGATCAGGGAAATTGTCATATGTTATGAACTTGGTTTTTACGGCCATTTCTTGGCAGATGTATGCTGTTGGTTCAATTGGATTGGTTTTCAAGGCGTCGTCTTTGTTCTCTAATGTGATCATCAATTTAGGATCTTCAGTTGTGCCAATTTTCGCTATGGTGTTCTTGAAAGATAGGATGAGTGGTTTGAAGGTGTTTTCGCTGCTATTGGGATTGTGGGGATATGCATCATATATCTATCAACACTATCTTGATGATTTAGAGGCAAAAGCAGGAGATGAAACTAAATCCTCATCAGTTGAGGATGATGATTTTGAGGCCTCCCTTATTTAG
- the LOC107820805 gene encoding putative purine permease 10 isoform X2 translates to MGDTSVVVQSQVQDDEATMEATSHNVTHQYKWWIQMVIYSIFVLSGQSIGTLLGRLYFDKGGNSKWLATLVQNIGFPILIPFLLIKSAKTNHEVITEIQKPSFYIVASLYTLLGLFLAGNCMLYTIGLQYLPVTTYSLICASPLGFNALFSFFLNKQKFTPYIVNSLVILTISSSLLVLQNDDSEDQSNKKSRKKYIIGFLSTVAASAGYALMLSTTQLALQKIFKRESFRLIIEMSIYQSLIATLAILVGFFASGEWKNMEKEMNEYKLGKVRYVLNLIGTAISWQAFSVGSIGLIFKVSSLFSNVISILGLPIAPVLAVIFLHDKLTGVKVMSMLLAIWGFVSYIYQHYLDDLKDKAAKNVQVVERSEVSLIERS, encoded by the exons ATGGGGGATACTTCAGTAGTAGTGCAATCACAAGTCCAAG ATGACGAAGCTACAATGGAAGCAACCTCTCATAATGTAACTCATCAGTACAAATGGTGGATCCAAATGGTTATTTACTCAATATTTGTTCTATCTGGCCAATCTATAGGTACACTCTTAGGTCGATTATATTTTGACAAAGGAGGAAATAGCAAATGGTTAGCTACATTAGTACAAAATATAGGCTTCCCAATTCTCATACCTTTCCTCTTAATCAAATCAGCTAAAACTAATCATGAAGTAATAACTGAAATACAGAAACCATCTTTTTATATTGTtgcttcactttatactttgctTGGGTTATTCCTAGCTGGaaattgtatgttatatacaataGGTTTACAATACCTTCCTGTCACAACTTATTCACTTATTTGTGCTAGTCCATTAGGATTCAAtgcactcttttccttcttcCTAAATAAACAAAAATTCACCCCTTATATTGTCAACTCATTAGTAATTCTCACTATTTCCTCTTCTCTCCTCGTACTCCAAAACGACGATTCTGAAGATCAGTCCAATAAAAAGTCTAGAAAAAAATACATAATTGGATTTTTGTCCACTGTTGCTGCATCTGCTGGTTATGCATTGATGCTCTCTACTACACAGCTTGCTCTTCAAAAAATCTTTAAGAGGGAGAGTTTTCGTTTAATTATAGAGATGTCTATTTACCAGTCATTAATTGCGACATTGGCAATTTTGGTAGGATTTTTCGCGAGTGGTGAGTGGAAAAATATGGAGAAAGAAATGAATGAGTATAAATTAGGGAAAGTTAGATATGTTTTGAATTTAATTGGGACAGCTATTTCTTGGCAAGCTTTTTCAGTTGGTTCCATAGGGCTGATTTTCAAAGTGTCTTCATTATTCTCAAATGTGATTAGCATTTTAGGTTTGCCTATTGCTCCTGTTTTGGCTGTGATATTTCTTCATGACAAGTTGACTGGTGTTAAAGTGATGTCAATGTTGTTGGCTATATGGGGTTTTGTATCATATATTTATCAGCATTATCTTGATGATTTAAAAGACAAGGCTGCAAAAAATGTTCAAGTTGTGGAGCGTTCTGAAGTTTCTCTCATTGAAAGAAGTTAA
- the LOC107820805 gene encoding putative purine permease 10 isoform X1 encodes MGDTSVVVQSQVQADDEATMEATSHNVTHQYKWWIQMVIYSIFVLSGQSIGTLLGRLYFDKGGNSKWLATLVQNIGFPILIPFLLIKSAKTNHEVITEIQKPSFYIVASLYTLLGLFLAGNCMLYTIGLQYLPVTTYSLICASPLGFNALFSFFLNKQKFTPYIVNSLVILTISSSLLVLQNDDSEDQSNKKSRKKYIIGFLSTVAASAGYALMLSTTQLALQKIFKRESFRLIIEMSIYQSLIATLAILVGFFASGEWKNMEKEMNEYKLGKVRYVLNLIGTAISWQAFSVGSIGLIFKVSSLFSNVISILGLPIAPVLAVIFLHDKLTGVKVMSMLLAIWGFVSYIYQHYLDDLKDKAAKNVQVVERSEVSLIERS; translated from the exons ATGGGGGATACTTCAGTAGTAGTGCAATCACAAGTCCAAG CAGATGACGAAGCTACAATGGAAGCAACCTCTCATAATGTAACTCATCAGTACAAATGGTGGATCCAAATGGTTATTTACTCAATATTTGTTCTATCTGGCCAATCTATAGGTACACTCTTAGGTCGATTATATTTTGACAAAGGAGGAAATAGCAAATGGTTAGCTACATTAGTACAAAATATAGGCTTCCCAATTCTCATACCTTTCCTCTTAATCAAATCAGCTAAAACTAATCATGAAGTAATAACTGAAATACAGAAACCATCTTTTTATATTGTtgcttcactttatactttgctTGGGTTATTCCTAGCTGGaaattgtatgttatatacaataGGTTTACAATACCTTCCTGTCACAACTTATTCACTTATTTGTGCTAGTCCATTAGGATTCAAtgcactcttttccttcttcCTAAATAAACAAAAATTCACCCCTTATATTGTCAACTCATTAGTAATTCTCACTATTTCCTCTTCTCTCCTCGTACTCCAAAACGACGATTCTGAAGATCAGTCCAATAAAAAGTCTAGAAAAAAATACATAATTGGATTTTTGTCCACTGTTGCTGCATCTGCTGGTTATGCATTGATGCTCTCTACTACACAGCTTGCTCTTCAAAAAATCTTTAAGAGGGAGAGTTTTCGTTTAATTATAGAGATGTCTATTTACCAGTCATTAATTGCGACATTGGCAATTTTGGTAGGATTTTTCGCGAGTGGTGAGTGGAAAAATATGGAGAAAGAAATGAATGAGTATAAATTAGGGAAAGTTAGATATGTTTTGAATTTAATTGGGACAGCTATTTCTTGGCAAGCTTTTTCAGTTGGTTCCATAGGGCTGATTTTCAAAGTGTCTTCATTATTCTCAAATGTGATTAGCATTTTAGGTTTGCCTATTGCTCCTGTTTTGGCTGTGATATTTCTTCATGACAAGTTGACTGGTGTTAAAGTGATGTCAATGTTGTTGGCTATATGGGGTTTTGTATCATATATTTATCAGCATTATCTTGATGATTTAAAAGACAAGGCTGCAAAAAATGTTCAAGTTGTGGAGCGTTCTGAAGTTTCTCTCATTGAAAGAAGTTAA